The window GTCTAGTGATGCGAGCGGCTCTCCACGGGGCGGGTCAGGATGCGGCGTCCGTCACGAGAGCGATGGCGACGCCGTCCCAGCCCTTGCGGTCGAGGGTCTGCAGTGCGGTGGCGTCGAATCGCGGATCGTCGCCCAGCATCGCCAAGCCCGCACGGGTGCCGACGACCCGCGGGTCGATCGTGTCGGGATCGGCGACGTCGCCGCTCCGGCCGATGTTGTCGACGACCACGACCGTTCCGGGGCGCCCGAGTCGGGCCGCCCAATCGAGGTAGATCGTGTTCGACTCCTTGTCGGCGTCGATGAAGACGAGATCGAAAGGCTCGCCGCCCGCGAGGGTAGGGAGAACGTCGGCCGCGCGACCCTCGATCACCTCGACCCTGCCGCGCTCCCCCGCCCGTTCGAGATTCGCGCGGGCCACGGCGGCGTTCGCCGGCTCCGCCTCGATCGTGACGACACGCCCGTCGGGTGGAAGGCCGCGCGCGAGCCAGATCGTCGAATACGCACCGAGGGTGCCGATCTCCAGCACCCGCCGCGCACCGCTCATGCGTGCGAGCAGGTGGAGCAGCTTGCCGTTGACCGGCGCCACCTCGATCGAGGGCAGGCCCGCGGCATCCTGGTCGGCCACCGCCGCCTCGAGGGCGGGGTCGTGTCCGACCAGGGTCTCGGAGAGATAGGCGTCGACCGCGCGATACGCGTCGCTGGTGGGCTCGACCATGCCGACAGCCTCTCCTGCCGCCTGGGGCCGGTCAAGCCACCGGTTGCGCGACGGATGGAGCGGGCGGATGCTGCGAGGTCAGGCGCGATGCGCCAGAGCCTGGAGCGCGACGGGGAGGAGCGCCTCAGCCGTGCGCCGGTATCCCAGGGCGCTCGGGTGGAAGCGGTCGAGGCTGAACATCTCGTCGGGCTCCGACAGGAACATGGGTCCGACCGTCCGGCGGAGGGAGAACACCTCCGCGCCCGCGGCGGTCGCCGCCTCCGCCTGCTCGTCGGCGAGTTGGCGCGAGAGCCGGGAGGCGAGACTCCGCAGCGGCTGGGGCACGGCCCGCAACGACCGCAGGTCGGGACAGGTCGCGACGACCACCGCCGCGCCGCGCTCCCGCAGCCGACCGACCGCGTCGGTGAGGTGCCCGGTCGCCACGGAGACGGGGACGCGGTGGGTGACGTCGTTGCCGCCGACAACGATGACCGCGAGATCGGCGACGTAGTCGGGGGGCAGTGCGTCGAGCTGCCCCGCCAACGCGGACGACTCGGAACCGACGACCGCCGCCGTCCTCAACCGCACCGGGCGGTGCGAGCGGCGCGCGAGCCCCTTCGCGAGACGCGCTCCGAGGGTGTCCTTCCGCCGTTCGGCCCCGAGGCCTGCCGCGATCGAGTCGCCGAGCAGCAGGAGCTCGACCGGTGCGCCCTCGAGCGAGCGCCGCCACACCCGGTCGGAGTCGGGCGCCAGCTCGCCGAGCGGCTTGCCGATGCGTCTGCGCGCCACGGCCGCCTGGCGTCGCAGCACCTCGCGGACCACGACCGCCGTCACCCCCACGCCGGCGACGGACGACGTCACGGTGACGGCCAGGCGAGTGGATCGACCCATGCGTCGATTGGACACCCGGCGGGTGAACGGCGTCTGACGTCCGCGTATCCGGCGGCTACCGCCCGCTGGACGCGCCCTGCCCGATCACGGGGTGCTCGTCTCCCACCGGGATACCGGTGTCTCGCACCAGATAGATCCACGGGAAGGCCCGGCACCCGATCTGCCATCCGTCCTCGGTCTCGGACGCGACCGACGCGCGCCAGAGGATGCGCCGGTGCTCCCACTGCGTATCGGTGCGGACCACGCGGTGAGCGAGCATGCCGGCCTCGACGGTGTGCCACCCCGCTCGTCCCGCGAGCGCGAGCTCGGCCATCTCGTCGAAGGCCGTCACGGGGCTGATCCACCGCTCGTCGTCGTCGGCGGCGGACGGCTTGTCGAGCGCCCCGAACCGCTGCTGGGCAGCCTGCCGGGTCATGCCGAGCTCGCTGCCGATGAGAGCCCAGCTCGCCCCTCCCGCCCGCGCGGCCGCGACGGATCGCTGGAGCAGCGCGCGGATCTCGCCCTCGGCGCGCGCGCTGGCGGCGATGAGCGCGAGGTGATCGTGCACGCCCAGTTCCTCGCGGGCGTCGATCTCGGCGGCGGCGACGATGGCGCGCGCCACGACGTCCGAAAGGTCGGTCATTCGCCCTCGCCCGAGCTGGGGATCCAGACGGCGGCCGACCCCGCACGCCGCAGCCCGTTCGCATATCCCCACAAGTACGCGCCGACCACCGCGAGAGCGACGCCGGCGCCCTGTCCGGCACCGCCCCAGAACCCGCTCCAGTCCAGCACCGTGCCGGCCAGGAGGAGCAGCGCTCCGAGCACGACGAGCGATGCGGAGAAGGCGGTCAGGAAGGCGTTGCGGCTTCGAACGGTCGAGGTGGTCATGATGTCAATCTAACGTTGACAGCAGGCAGCGTCAACGCTTTCTTGACATCAGGCCAGCGGCTTCACCTCGATGTCGGCCGGAGCCGAGCCCGCCGCGACGAACGCGAAACCGGTGTAGCCGTCGGCGACAGCGCGTTCGAGCAGCGGCTTGAGGTTCTTCGGGCGCTGCTCGAGCCGCACGCGGGCGCCGCCCGCGACCAGGTCGGCCTTCACCGCGACCAGCTCGGCGACCGTGACGTCGCGGTCATGCACGAGCACGATCGCGCGGTCCACAGCATCCGCCTCGCCCTCGAGCAGGTCGACGATGCGCTCGAAGCCGATCGAGAAGCCGACGGCCGGCACATCCTGGCCGAGGAAGCGCCCGATCATCCCGTCGTACCGACCGCCGCCGCCGAGCGAGTAGCCGACGCTCGGGTGGGCGAGCTCGAAGATCGTGCCGGTGTAGTAGCCCATGCCGCGCACGAGGAACGGATCGAAGACGACGGGGATGCCGGACTCCCCCGGCCGCGCGGCGGCGACCGCGTCGCCGATCCCCGTCAAGTGCGCGACGATCTCATCGGGCACGCCGTCGGGGAGCGCGCCGCGGATCTGCTGCTCGCCGAACGGCACGTCCGCACTCGAGGGTCTGCGGAGGAACGCGCCGAACGCCTCGACCGCCTCGGTCGCGGCCCCGCGGTCGGCCAGTTCGCGCACCACGCCGTCGGCCCCGATCTTGTCGAGCTTGTCGATCGTGATGAGCACGCGGGGGCGTTCGTCTTCGGCGAACCCGAAGCTCGACAGCATCCAATCGAGAACCCGGCGGTCGTTCACCCGGACGACGCCGCCCTCGAGGCCGAGAGCGTCGAGGGTGTCGAGCGTCGCAGCGATGAGTTCCGACTCAGCGCGCGCGGTGGCGTCGCCGATGATGTCGATGTCGCACTGCACGAACTGGCGGTAGCGCCCCTTCTGCGGCCGTTCGGCGCGCCAGACGGGGGCGATCTGGATCGCGCGGAACACGCCGGGCAGTTCGCCCCGGTGGCTCGCGTAGAAACGCGCGAGCGGCACGGTGAGGTCGTAGCGGAGCCCGAGGTCGGTGAGGGCGGCCGGGTCGTCCGCGGCGGCACGGATGGCGTCGGCGTCGAGGCCGCGGGCCAGCACGTTGAAGGCGAGCTTCTCGTTGTCGCCGCCGATGCCCGCGTGCAGGCGCGAGTACTCCTCCATGACCGGTGTCTCGATCTCGTCGAAGCCGTGCGCGCGGTAGCGGGCACGGATGACGGCGAGCACGCGCTCGCGACGGGCCTTCTCGGCGGGGAGGAAGTCGCGCATGCCGCGCGGCGGGTTCACGGTTGCCACCGCGCCATTCTTCCAGGTCGCCGCGCGGCATCCCGCCGCGGTCGATCACCGAGAGTCCACAACACCCGGAGGCAGTGCCGGGCGCGTCCGGGTGTCGTGGACTCTCGGGGCGTCACGCGGGAGGCTCGGCCGCGCGGACGTCGGCCCGCAGCATCCGCAGACGCTCCCGGAGCGCCCGCTCGGCGTCCCACCCGTGGCCGCGCGCCTCCGCGACCAGCGCGAGGAGCGCGTCGCCGAGCCCGGCCTCCGTCCGCGCCGGCGCAACGGCGGGTGGCGCCTCGACGCCGACCTGCGCGGCGCGGCCGAGCATCTTCTGCGCGAGCGCGAGCGACGGCATGTGCTCCGACACGCCGTCGAGCACGCTCGTGCGGGTGCGCTTCTCCGCGGCCTTGGCCGCGTTCCAGTGCACGAGCACCTCCTCGGGCGTCGTCGCGACCTCGCCGGCGAACACGTGCGGGTGACGGCGCACCATCTTCTCGGTCAGCACCCGTGCGACGTCGTCGATGTCGAACGGGTCGTCCTCGTCGCGAGAGGCGATCTCGGCGTGGAACAGCACC is drawn from Microbacterium hatanonis and contains these coding sequences:
- a CDS encoding SGNH/GDSL hydrolase family protein, with amino-acid sequence MGRSTRLAVTVTSSVAGVGVTAVVVREVLRRQAAVARRRIGKPLGELAPDSDRVWRRSLEGAPVELLLLGDSIAAGLGAERRKDTLGARLAKGLARRSHRPVRLRTAAVVGSESSALAGQLDALPPDYVADLAVIVVGGNDVTHRVPVSVATGHLTDAVGRLRERGAAVVVATCPDLRSLRAVPQPLRSLASRLSRQLADEQAEAATAAGAEVFSLRRTVGPMFLSEPDEMFSLDRFHPSALGYRRTAEALLPVALQALAHRA
- a CDS encoding O-methyltransferase; this encodes MVEPTSDAYRAVDAYLSETLVGHDPALEAAVADQDAAGLPSIEVAPVNGKLLHLLARMSGARRVLEIGTLGAYSTIWLARGLPPDGRVVTIEAEPANAAVARANLERAGERGRVEVIEGRAADVLPTLAGGEPFDLVFIDADKESNTIYLDWAARLGRPGTVVVVDNIGRSGDVADPDTIDPRVVGTRAGLAMLGDDPRFDATALQTLDRKGWDGVAIALVTDAAS
- the hisS gene encoding histidine--tRNA ligase, with protein sequence MRDFLPAEKARRERVLAVIRARYRAHGFDEIETPVMEEYSRLHAGIGGDNEKLAFNVLARGLDADAIRAAADDPAALTDLGLRYDLTVPLARFYASHRGELPGVFRAIQIAPVWRAERPQKGRYRQFVQCDIDIIGDATARAESELIAATLDTLDALGLEGGVVRVNDRRVLDWMLSSFGFAEDERPRVLITIDKLDKIGADGVVRELADRGAATEAVEAFGAFLRRPSSADVPFGEQQIRGALPDGVPDEIVAHLTGIGDAVAAARPGESGIPVVFDPFLVRGMGYYTGTIFELAHPSVGYSLGGGGRYDGMIGRFLGQDVPAVGFSIGFERIVDLLEGEADAVDRAIVLVHDRDVTVAELVAVKADLVAGGARVRLEQRPKNLKPLLERAVADGYTGFAFVAAGSAPADIEVKPLA
- a CDS encoding MazG family protein, which codes for MSAPDQLPVPSTDPLRAAADTMRAVRDRCVWSQQIDHRALVPYLVEESAEVIDAVEAGSRDDLREELGDLLWQVLFHAEIASRDEDDPFDIDDVARVLTEKMVRRHPHVFAGEVATTPEEVLVHWNAAKAAEKRTRTSVLDGVSEHMPSLALAQKMLGRAAQVGVEAPPAVAPARTEAGLGDALLALVAEARGHGWDAERALRERLRMLRADVRAAEPPA